The stretch of DNA GGTAAAAAATCAGAGTTCAGAATAGAATTAGAAAAAGCAGATCATTATCCGGAATCTTTTGAACTTGAAGGTAAAATAAGAGAAGAAGCAATAAAAAAATATATTGAAAAGTAGTGATAAAAAATTTTGAATGCAGTCTGTTGAGTGGTTTTTACAGACTGCTTTTTTATGAAAAATATCCTTAACTTTTATAATTTAATTTTTTTACTTTAGGGAAAAATTTACTTACAATATTGACAAAAAAATTTTTTTATGTTCTAATTTTTAAGTAAAAATTTTAAAGAAAGGAGATATTATGAAGATAAGTGCAAAAGATCTCACTTTAGTAGCCTTATTTAGTGCATTAATTGCCGTTGGAGCATTTATAAAGATTCCATTTCTACTTGTTCCGATTACATTACAAACGCTATTTATTGTTCTGTCAGCATTGGTGTTGGAACGTAAATTAGCTGTATTAAGTGTAATTGTATATATAATGATTGGGCTTGTAGGATTTCCTATATTTGCAAATGGTGGAGGAATAAATTATATTTTCAGTCCAACTTTTGGATACTTGGTATCATTTATATTTGCAACTTATTTTATTTCTAGCTTTAAGGAAAAGAATATTTATATAAGTACTGCTATTGGAATGTTAATTATTTATGCTCTAGGAATGATGTATTTTGTATTTATACAATATGTGCTTAATGGGAAAGTGTATTTAATAAATTATTTATTTTATAATTTATTTTTAGTTTTTTTACCCGGAGATATACTTTCTTGTGTAGTTGCAATCATTGGATATAGAAAGATACTTAGATTAAAGAAATAGAACTTTTTAATAATTTTTTAGAAACAATACTCTTTTTGATTTTTTATCAAATTAAGGGGGGTGTTGTTTTTTTGTGTTTTTATAAAAATTTAAGTTTCTTAAAAAATACTTGACATTATAAAACAAATAATATATAATTTGACTGTCAAAACTTTGACTGTCAAATATTTGATAATCAAAATAAAAAAGGAGATAAAATTATGTTAGAAAAAGTTAGAGAAATTTTAGTAGAATCATTAAATATCGAAGGAAGTGAGGTAGTTCCCACTGCAAGATTAAATGAAGATTTAGGAATTGATTCTTTATCATCTATTGAACTTGCATTGGAAATAGAATCAGAATTCGATATAAAAATTGAAGATGAAGAATTAATGAAATTACAAACTGTACAAGATGTAATAGATATTATTAACTCAAAGACGAAGTAGTAAGCTATCAAAACTAGCTTACTAAATTTTTAGGAGAAATTTATGGATATTGACAAGATAAATAGTATTATTGAATTGTTTAAAAATTCAGGTTTAGATGAAATGACTTTAGAACTTAAAGATTTTAAGATCAATTTGAAAAATAATAAAGTTGAATATGTTACTAAAGAGGTAGTAAATGTTGTAGAGAAAAGTAATTCTGTAAAACCTGTAAAAGAAGAGAAACAAGTTGATGATACTAACGGTGAATGGATTAAAGCTCCTTTTGTTGGAACTTTTTATGCTGCACCAAGTGCTAATGAAGCACCTTATGTAAAAGTTGGTCAAAAGATAAAAGAAGGTGATATTATTTGTATTTTGGAAGCTATGAAAGTTATGAACGAAATAAAATCCAATAAGAGTGGAACTGTGCTTGAAATTAAAGCACAAAATGGAAATATGGTTGAATTTAATGAGGAGCTTATCTTGATAGGAGATTAAGATGATTAGAAAGTTACTAGTTGCTAATCGTGGTGAAATAGCAGTAAGAATAATTAGAACTTGCAAAGAAATGGGGATAACCTCTGTTGCAGTTCATTCGGTTGGAGATAAGGAAGCGTTGCATGTTAATTTGGCAGATGAAGCAATATGTATAGGTCCTGATAATCCTTTACAATCATATCTTAATATGAATAATATTATTCAAGCTGCTTGTAGTAGCGGATGTGATGCAATTCATCCAGGATTTGGATTTTTAAGTGAGAATCCAAAATTTGCAAAATTAGTTGAAGAATGTGGTTTAATTTTTGTAGGTCCTAATCATAAATTGATAAGTATGTTAGGGGATAAAAATGAAGCCAGATTACAAATGATAAATATTGGAGTTCCAGTTATTCCTGGAACAAAAAATGTCATTGAAAATGTTGAGGAAGGACTTTTAGAAGCAGAAAAAATTGGATATCCAGTTATCATCAAAGCCTCTAGTGGTGGTGGTGGTAAAGGAATGAGAATAGTTTGGGATAGTTCTGATTTTATTGAAAATTTTAATACTGCAAAATCTGAGGCAAAAGTTAGTTTTAATGATGATAGAGTTTATATTGAAAAATATATTGAATTACCAAAACATATTGAAGTACAAATTTTAGGGGATATGTTTGGAAATGTAATTCATCTATATGAACGTGATTGTTCAATGCAAAGGAAAAATCAAAAAATTTTGGAAGAGGCGCCTTGTCATGTTCTTGATAAAAAAATTCGAGAAAAGTTGATTACAGACGCTGTTAAAATTTGTAAGCATTTAAAATATTATTCAGCTGGAACTATTGAGTTTTTAGTTGATAAGTCAGGCAATTATTATTTTATGGAAATGAACACCAGAATTCAAGTAGAACATCCTATTACAGAGATGATTACGGGAGTTGATATAGTAAGGCAACAAATACGTGTTGCATCCGGATTAAAGCTAAATATCAAGCAAAAGGATATAAAAATCAAAGGATATTCTATTGAATGCAGGATAACTGCTGAAGATACTAAGAATAATTTTGCACCTTCTCCAGGTAAGATTGAATTTTTGAATCTACCTTGTGGGAATGGAGTTCGTATTGAAACTGCAGTTTATAATGGTTATACAATTCCACCTTTTTATGATTCTATGATTATGAAGGTGATAGCTTATGCTCCTACAAGATTAGCTTGCATTAAGAAGATGAGAGCTGCTCTTGAGGAATTATTTGTTGATGGAATAAGTACGAATATAGAGTTTCAATATTTGTTATTACACAGTCCAAATTTTATTAATGGTAGATATGATACTGGATATGTTGCAAAATATATAAAGGAGTTAAGTGAAAATGCAGAATATATTTAATACTAGAAAAAATAAAATAAGTAAACTTAAAATTTATAGAAAAAATAATACTACATTTTTACCAAAGGAAATTCCTGACGATCTTTTCAAAGCTTGTCCAAATTGTAATGAGAATATCACTAATGAAGAGTGGGAGTCCAATTTATATGTTTGTAGTAAATGTGGACATCATTTGAGAATTGGAGCTCCAGAGAGAATTAGAGAGCTTTGTGATATTAACTCCTTTGATGAATTTGATGCTGAAATTACTACCTTTAATGAAGAAAATTTTTATCAATATGATGAAAAGCTTGAAAAAGCTAAAGCAAATAGTGGAATAAATGAGGCTGTGGTTTGTGGAATTGGAGAAATTTCAGGAAAAAAAGTCGTTATTTGTGCTATGGATAGTAATTTTATGATGGGAAGCATGGGAAAAGTTGTAGGAGAAAAGATTACACGTTCAATTGAATATGCGACATTAAAAAAATTACCTTTAATTATAGCAACTGCAAGTGGTGGTGCCAGAATGCAAGAGGGAATTATTTCTTTAATGCAAATGGCAAAAACGAGTTCGGCTTTGAAAAAACATAATGATAAAGGCTTATTATATATAACTATTTTAACAGATCCAACTACAGGAGGAGTGAGTGCCAGTTTTGCAATGCTAGGAGATATAATTATTGCGGAACCCAATGCTCTTATCGGATTTGCAGGAAAGAGAGTTATTGAAAAAACTATAAATGAAAGTTTGCCTGAAGAGTTTCAAAGAAGTGAATTTTTATTAAAAAAAGGCTTTGTAGATTTTATAGTAAGTAGAAATA from Parvimonas micra encodes:
- a CDS encoding biotin transporter BioY; translated protein: MKISAKDLTLVALFSALIAVGAFIKIPFLLVPITLQTLFIVLSALVLERKLAVLSVIVYIMIGLVGFPIFANGGGINYIFSPTFGYLVSFIFATYFISSFKEKNIYISTAIGMLIIYALGMMYFVFIQYVLNGKVYLINYLFYNLFLVFLPGDILSCVVAIIGYRKILRLKK
- the accD gene encoding acetyl-CoA carboxylase, carboxyltransferase subunit beta, whose protein sequence is MQNIFNTRKNKISKLKIYRKNNTTFLPKEIPDDLFKACPNCNENITNEEWESNLYVCSKCGHHLRIGAPERIRELCDINSFDEFDAEITTFNEENFYQYDEKLEKAKANSGINEAVVCGIGEISGKKVVICAMDSNFMMGSMGKVVGEKITRSIEYATLKKLPLIIATASGGARMQEGIISLMQMAKTSSALKKHNDKGLLYITILTDPTTGGVSASFAMLGDIIIAEPNALIGFAGKRVIEKTINESLPEEFQRSEFLLKKGFVDFIVSRNKLKDTIHKLLILHGVK
- the accC gene encoding acetyl-CoA carboxylase biotin carboxylase subunit, encoding MIRKLLVANRGEIAVRIIRTCKEMGITSVAVHSVGDKEALHVNLADEAICIGPDNPLQSYLNMNNIIQAACSSGCDAIHPGFGFLSENPKFAKLVEECGLIFVGPNHKLISMLGDKNEARLQMINIGVPVIPGTKNVIENVEEGLLEAEKIGYPVIIKASSGGGGKGMRIVWDSSDFIENFNTAKSEAKVSFNDDRVYIEKYIELPKHIEVQILGDMFGNVIHLYERDCSMQRKNQKILEEAPCHVLDKKIREKLITDAVKICKHLKYYSAGTIEFLVDKSGNYYFMEMNTRIQVEHPITEMITGVDIVRQQIRVASGLKLNIKQKDIKIKGYSIECRITAEDTKNNFAPSPGKIEFLNLPCGNGVRIETAVYNGYTIPPFYDSMIMKVIAYAPTRLACIKKMRAALEELFVDGISTNIEFQYLLLHSPNFINGRYDTGYVAKYIKELSENAEYI
- the acpP gene encoding acyl carrier protein, with amino-acid sequence MLEKVREILVESLNIEGSEVVPTARLNEDLGIDSLSSIELALEIESEFDIKIEDEELMKLQTVQDVIDIINSKTK
- the accB gene encoding acetyl-CoA carboxylase biotin carboxyl carrier protein; this translates as MDIDKINSIIELFKNSGLDEMTLELKDFKINLKNNKVEYVTKEVVNVVEKSNSVKPVKEEKQVDDTNGEWIKAPFVGTFYAAPSANEAPYVKVGQKIKEGDIICILEAMKVMNEIKSNKSGTVLEIKAQNGNMVEFNEELILIGD